The following coding sequences are from one bacterium SCSIO 12741 window:
- a CDS encoding response regulator → MKNISILIVEDEFITSDLIKDELLRMGYQVSGQARSAEEALHILGKNDTDVCMLDINIHGDMDGIELAQQVRKLHRMPIIFLTAYNDKKTIERAAQQMPSAYLIKPFKNSEIYAALEIAIQTFQEQITSETENGQPRVETSSEGLQETLFVKKDDYFSKIQADDILFVKSSMKYLEIYTEESKYLVRKTFLQLLEMLPKSKFIQPHRSYLVNLSHIDKVGSMHLLINGNEIPISSSKKEEIYQHFNLLK, encoded by the coding sequence ATGAAAAACATAAGTATACTCATCGTAGAAGACGAATTCATTACCTCCGACCTCATCAAGGATGAATTGCTACGGATGGGTTATCAGGTTTCAGGTCAGGCTCGAAGCGCTGAAGAAGCCCTGCATATTCTGGGCAAGAACGATACCGATGTTTGTATGCTCGACATCAACATCCATGGAGATATGGACGGTATCGAATTGGCGCAACAGGTTCGAAAATTACACCGGATGCCCATCATCTTTCTCACCGCTTACAACGATAAAAAAACCATCGAACGGGCGGCCCAACAGATGCCTTCTGCCTACCTGATCAAGCCCTTTAAAAATTCGGAGATCTACGCAGCCTTGGAAATTGCCATCCAAACTTTTCAGGAACAAATCACTTCGGAAACCGAAAATGGACAACCCCGTGTAGAGACTTCTTCCGAAGGCCTTCAGGAAACCTTATTTGTAAAAAAGGACGATTACTTTTCGAAGATTCAGGCCGATGATATCTTGTTTGTGAAGTCCTCTATGAAATACCTGGAAATCTATACCGAAGAGAGTAAATACTTGGTCAGAAAGACCTTTTTGCAACTTCTGGAAATGCTCCCGAAATCCAAGTTTATCCAACCGCACCGGTCCTACCTGGTTAACCTCAGTCATATCGACAAAGTGGGTTCGATGCACCTTCTCATTAATGGAAATGAAATCCCGATAAGCAGTTCAAAAAAGGAAGAGATTTACCAGCATTTTAACTTGCTGAAGTAG
- a CDS encoding T9SS type A sorting domain-containing protein translates to MKYKRIQGRLAHWGSLCFLSLLVSLVGYSQETVSSAGATWKTSNHVFEYALGEPLIETYSGGSGTFTTGVLQPELVITAIDAKEAELSAIMAYPNPFSSRLTFKSDAAIERIQIRSMLGVEVFNDSFENQNSIETLNWKPGTYIGSVWTKGSAEPVNFQLVKTH, encoded by the coding sequence ATGAAGTATAAACGAATCCAAGGTAGACTGGCCCATTGGGGAAGCCTTTGCTTCTTGAGCCTGTTGGTCTCCTTAGTTGGGTATTCCCAGGAAACCGTATCCAGTGCTGGAGCTACCTGGAAAACATCCAATCACGTTTTTGAATACGCCCTGGGAGAGCCCCTTATCGAAACCTATTCAGGTGGATCAGGGACTTTTACCACCGGGGTGTTACAGCCCGAATTGGTCATCACGGCCATTGACGCAAAAGAAGCTGAACTAAGCGCCATCATGGCTTACCCCAATCCTTTTTCGAGTAGGCTGACCTTTAAAAGCGATGCTGCTATTGAGCGCATTCAGATCAGAAGCATGCTCGGAGTGGAGGTGTTTAACGACTCCTTCGAAAACCAAAATTCAATCGAAACCCTCAACTGGAAACCTGGAACTTATATAGGCAGCGTTTGGACCAAAGGATCAGCCGAACCTGTCAACTTTCAATTAGTTAAAACCCATTAA
- a CDS encoding tetratricopeptide repeat protein, whose product MPKALLSLAGILIFCSQLAVGRDYFKYVDSLEMAMVDTNFNDTSDYHRLFQFHDILTREDIMVPIHPISQHYVVQLEKARDKAETDFPTYLSRVNFYLFRIHYLNSILETPFSLGKDLVKIESDLDFERKLIIFEALIEVYKSYGRNQEVIALLKSRHRLLKYHEKQVDYLSDYMDLGNAYYSEGNYELARDYYKKVARNYIDKEAWYHASTYYNNVGLTFREMGQVDSATYYFQQAIEFVDRVDSIPFGHYKPEGYKTYFRNLILANMHLMGWQEKPYSFVLNILEDELASAIYVKEYNIQVSSMRKLADFYLYHGKVDNALIMVQSLDSLVGKWDFKDQHAAVLELYGKCKLAQGKTAEAYGYFQKSNHISDSLNREKGRQQLIFAAAEFQTQKKEEELQIQKLQVNNLDLQVKSDQTRQRLLIVIVCLLVAVSLLILFFFRKVKTANKIIAEQNERTKADLKTKELLLKEVNHRVKNNLQVVSGLLQKQAGLAPDKVKSYLEVSQQRLESIALIHKSLYENEEFQYISFQRLAVELVRQIESVNQRPDQNISINADIDDIELHIDVATPLSLIFNELVSNTYKHAFKGRTEGEISVALKKGKDGKHLLTVEDNGIGLDPNLDINQSKSLGMTLIKGLSWQIHGQFSYQSKPGETRFEVTF is encoded by the coding sequence ATGCCAAAAGCCCTCCTTTCCCTTGCCGGAATCCTCATCTTTTGTAGTCAGTTGGCTGTGGGGCGGGACTATTTCAAGTATGTAGATAGCCTGGAAATGGCTATGGTCGATACCAACTTTAACGATACCTCGGATTATCACCGTCTTTTTCAATTTCACGATATCCTTACCCGGGAAGATATCATGGTGCCTATTCACCCCATCTCTCAACACTATGTGGTACAACTCGAAAAAGCCCGGGACAAGGCCGAAACAGATTTCCCCACCTACCTCTCCCGGGTCAATTTTTACCTCTTTCGAATCCACTACCTGAATTCTATTCTGGAAACCCCTTTTTCGCTTGGAAAGGACTTGGTGAAAATTGAAAGCGATCTGGATTTTGAACGGAAACTGATCATTTTTGAAGCACTGATCGAAGTGTACAAAAGCTATGGCAGAAATCAGGAAGTGATTGCCTTATTAAAATCTCGGCATAGGCTCCTGAAGTACCACGAAAAACAGGTCGACTATCTTTCCGATTACATGGATCTGGGGAATGCTTATTACAGCGAAGGAAACTATGAGTTAGCCCGGGATTATTACAAAAAAGTCGCCCGAAATTACATTGATAAGGAGGCCTGGTATCATGCCAGCACCTATTACAACAATGTAGGCCTCACCTTTCGGGAAATGGGTCAAGTAGATAGTGCTACCTACTACTTTCAACAGGCCATCGAATTTGTAGATCGGGTAGATAGCATTCCCTTTGGGCACTACAAACCAGAAGGTTACAAAACCTATTTCCGGAACCTGATTCTGGCCAATATGCATTTGATGGGCTGGCAGGAAAAACCCTACTCCTTTGTGCTTAACATCTTGGAGGATGAATTGGCTTCGGCCATCTACGTCAAGGAATACAACATTCAGGTTTCGTCCATGAGAAAACTGGCCGATTTTTACCTGTATCACGGCAAGGTGGACAACGCTTTGATTATGGTTCAATCCTTAGATTCTCTGGTGGGTAAATGGGATTTTAAGGATCAGCATGCTGCGGTTCTCGAATTGTATGGAAAATGTAAACTGGCCCAAGGCAAAACAGCTGAAGCCTACGGTTATTTTCAGAAGTCGAATCACATTAGCGACTCATTGAATCGGGAGAAAGGCCGCCAGCAGCTCATTTTTGCGGCAGCCGAATTTCAAACCCAGAAAAAAGAAGAAGAACTCCAGATTCAGAAGCTGCAAGTAAACAACCTCGACCTTCAAGTCAAATCCGATCAAACCCGGCAACGCTTGCTTATCGTTATTGTGTGTCTTCTGGTAGCGGTGAGTTTGCTGATTCTCTTCTTTTTTAGAAAAGTAAAAACAGCCAACAAGATTATTGCCGAACAAAACGAGCGAACCAAAGCGGATCTCAAAACCAAAGAATTGCTGCTCAAAGAGGTAAATCACCGGGTCAAGAACAACCTTCAGGTGGTTTCCGGATTGCTACAAAAACAGGCCGGCTTGGCTCCCGACAAAGTCAAATCCTACCTCGAAGTCAGCCAGCAGCGATTGGAATCCATTGCATTGATCCACAAAAGCTTGTACGAGAATGAAGAATTTCAATACATCTCCTTTCAGCGACTGGCCGTGGAATTGGTTCGCCAAATAGAAAGTGTAAATCAACGACCTGACCAAAACATTTCCATCAACGCTGATATCGACGATATTGAATTGCACATTGATGTGGCTACTCCCCTGTCCCTCATTTTTAATGAATTGGTAAGCAATACCTACAAGCATGCCTTTAAGGGCAGAACCGAAGGTGAGATTTCGGTAGCGCTCAAAAAAGGGAAAGATGGAAAACACCTGTTGACCGTAGAAGATAACGGAATTGGACTAGATCCGAACTTAGACATCAATCAATCCAAATCACTGGGCATGACCCTGATCAAAGGACTTTCCTGGCAAATTCATGGACAGTTTAGCTATCAGAGCAAACCTGGAGAAACCCGATTTGAAGTAACCTTTTAA
- a CDS encoding SDR family NAD(P)-dependent oxidoreductase, producing MTIQLETQHLDSVLEKHGQDMTGKVVAITGTTSGTGYICAREVAKKGAAIILLNRPSQRSAEALAKLQEEVPKGKFEAVDCDLQNFASVQEAMDAIRSKYDKIDALVNNAGVMALNDQATGDGYDVQIQTNVLSHFLITKELFPLLKAGNGGRIINHSSMARLGGPLEMKYFEKNGGNLGGDGTDEENNNFQGPRWERYHQTKLANAVFTYGLKQKLEEAGSDQVRVLLAHPGFAITNLQLTTAENGGMEMRSEFKDMAQSAEDGATGIIRATLDPEAQSGDFFGPESGWKGFPVHLEPEDFLSSEDNIQVLWEGSEKAVGTFAF from the coding sequence ATGACAATTCAATTAGAAACCCAACACCTGGATTCTGTGCTGGAAAAGCATGGCCAGGATATGACCGGAAAAGTGGTGGCCATTACCGGAACCACCAGTGGCACAGGATATATCTGTGCTCGTGAAGTGGCTAAAAAAGGAGCAGCCATCATTTTACTTAACCGCCCAAGCCAACGATCGGCGGAAGCTTTGGCCAAATTGCAAGAAGAAGTACCCAAGGGAAAATTCGAGGCCGTGGATTGCGACCTTCAAAATTTTGCCAGCGTACAAGAGGCCATGGATGCCATTCGCTCGAAGTACGATAAGATCGATGCCTTGGTTAACAATGCTGGGGTGATGGCCTTAAATGATCAAGCGACTGGAGACGGATACGACGTTCAAATTCAAACCAACGTTTTGTCTCACTTTTTGATTACCAAAGAGCTTTTTCCTTTACTCAAAGCTGGTAATGGTGGACGTATTATCAATCACTCTTCCATGGCCCGATTGGGAGGCCCGTTAGAAATGAAATACTTTGAAAAAAATGGAGGCAACTTAGGGGGTGATGGAACAGATGAGGAAAACAACAATTTCCAGGGTCCGAGATGGGAACGTTATCACCAAACCAAGTTGGCCAATGCTGTATTTACTTACGGATTGAAGCAGAAGTTGGAAGAGGCTGGTTCGGATCAGGTTCGCGTTCTGCTTGCCCATCCCGGGTTTGCCATTACCAATTTGCAGTTGACTACGGCTGAGAATGGTGGAATGGAAATGCGTTCCGAATTCAAAGACATGGCTCAATCGGCGGAAGATGGTGCAACTGGAATCATAAGAGCTACCTTGGATCCGGAGGCTCAATCAGGAGACTTTTTTGGGCCAGAGTCTGGGTGGAAAGGATTTCCTGTGCATTTGGAACCCGAAGATTTTTTGTCCAGCGAAGACAACATTCAGGTCCTCTGGGAAGGAAGTGAGAAAGCAGTGGGAACCTTTGCTTTTTAA
- a CDS encoding PKD domain-containing protein, which yields MKTSLHLSIFTLSALAFILVLTGCEKPDVEPTVAIKNVPTNVKTGDVIQFYNDCKDVETYLWDFGVESGSPDVKTSTLADPTQMYTTPGHKIVTLTGTSKDGISESVQIGFSVQQSDPVSISVSEIVIFGNPLHVDWNTTTPDIYLKMVQLDTAKVLYTTEIKKDCIMNREYSFNTSSAPPFLYSLSSEKYQIEVWESKTGSPDSMIDAFKINGIQFTTGIRLNTQYSSKAHHVTAKYDYKMNYNY from the coding sequence ATGAAAACATCATTGCACCTTTCAATCTTTACTCTTTCTGCTCTTGCTTTTATCCTCGTATTAACGGGTTGCGAGAAACCTGATGTTGAACCTACGGTGGCTATTAAAAATGTGCCTACAAACGTGAAAACGGGTGATGTAATCCAGTTTTACAATGACTGCAAGGATGTGGAAACTTACTTGTGGGACTTTGGTGTGGAATCGGGGTCGCCGGATGTAAAGACTTCTACTTTGGCAGATCCTACTCAGATGTATACTACCCCAGGGCACAAAATCGTAACGCTCACAGGAACGAGCAAGGATGGAATTTCGGAATCGGTTCAAATCGGGTTTTCGGTTCAGCAATCGGATCCGGTATCGATAAGTGTTTCGGAGATTGTCATTTTTGGAAATCCCCTACATGTAGATTGGAACACAACGACTCCTGATATCTACCTGAAAATGGTTCAGCTGGACACAGCCAAAGTACTCTATACAACGGAAATTAAGAAAGACTGCATCATGAACAGGGAATACTCTTTCAACACCTCATCGGCTCCTCCCTTCCTCTATTCCCTTTCTTCGGAAAAATACCAGATTGAGGTTTGGGAAAGTAAAACTGGAAGTCCAGACTCGATGATTGATGCCTTTAAAATCAATGGGATCCAATTTACCACTGGAATACGCTTAAACACTCAGTACTCGTCTAAAGCACATCACGTAACTGCCAAGTACGATTACAAGATGAACTACAACTATTAA
- a CDS encoding tail fiber domain-containing protein has translation MDWSNGAFVLQTAVDFSGGTNYTVLGVSPLVSVPFALHAENVTNDKVYDGDSSQVNELQMLSVSNDTLYLSQGGSVVLSRDLVFDGDSSLTNELQTLSITKDTIYLTDGGSVVLPPGFDGNYNSLTNVPADKVYDGDSSATNEIQSLSMANNVISLTNGGSVTLPNDSIFDGDSSMTNEIQTLSISGTSLSLSKGGGSVTLPSGGGGDNISDTDNDTKIEVEKAIDEDLIRFTVEGDEKWRMDGNALEEGNNWDNIFIGVDVGDAILPGAEDNVIIGSSTGTTMDRGDRNTIIGTASFTKATSGDFNSVVGNQTTHNLTSGNLNSGIGAFVFYDITTGSNNSALGQGSLSNLVTGNYNVGLGRATGLKVTTGHSNVFIGDQAGGNTATNISNKLYIDNTNTNSPLIYGDFLTNELTIHGKLMVDGDLVPKTANTQSLGATNARWAAVYATNGTIQTSDVRLKKNIRPLEYGLSTVLEMRAVSYNWKDTARTEDKIGFIAQELEQLIPEVVIVGEDSAQTRGVNYAELVPVLVKAIQELEAKNKELVQANAEQQNQFDELEAKLDQLMQMYSLQVTEAVK, from the coding sequence GTGGATTGGAGCAATGGAGCCTTTGTTTTACAAACCGCAGTAGATTTTTCCGGTGGAACCAATTATACCGTTTTGGGCGTGAGCCCACTGGTGTCCGTACCCTTCGCCCTACATGCCGAAAATGTGACCAACGATAAGGTATACGATGGCGATAGCAGCCAGGTAAATGAATTGCAGATGTTGAGCGTTTCCAACGACACCTTGTACCTCAGCCAAGGAGGCTCCGTGGTACTTTCAAGAGACTTGGTGTTTGACGGAGATAGCAGCTTGACCAATGAGTTGCAGACCCTCAGTATAACTAAGGATACCATCTATTTGACAGATGGCGGATCGGTTGTACTTCCTCCGGGATTTGATGGGAATTACAACTCCCTAACCAATGTTCCGGCCGACAAAGTATACGATGGAGACAGCAGCGCTACTAATGAAATTCAGTCCTTGAGTATGGCTAATAACGTGATTTCCCTGACCAACGGCGGATCCGTAACCTTGCCCAACGATTCCATTTTTGATGGAGACAGCAGCATGACCAACGAGATTCAAACTTTAAGTATTTCCGGAACTTCCCTTTCCCTAAGCAAAGGTGGCGGCTCCGTAACCCTACCCAGCGGTGGGGGTGGTGATAACATCAGTGATACCGATAACGATACCAAAATTGAAGTGGAAAAAGCCATCGATGAGGACCTGATTCGATTTACCGTTGAAGGAGACGAAAAATGGAGAATGGACGGAAACGCTCTCGAAGAGGGAAACAATTGGGACAATATTTTTATTGGAGTGGATGTTGGAGATGCCATTTTGCCGGGTGCCGAGGATAATGTAATCATTGGCTCCTCAACAGGTACAACCATGGACAGGGGCGATCGAAATACGATCATTGGAACAGCCTCGTTTACCAAGGCAACTTCGGGTGATTTTAACTCCGTAGTAGGTAATCAAACGACCCATAACTTAACCTCTGGTAATTTGAATTCGGGAATTGGAGCTTTTGTCTTCTACGATATCACTACTGGGAGCAATAACAGTGCTCTGGGACAAGGATCCCTATCCAATTTAGTAACTGGAAACTACAATGTTGGATTGGGTCGGGCTACCGGGTTAAAAGTGACCACCGGGCATTCCAATGTTTTTATTGGAGATCAGGCCGGTGGAAATACAGCAACCAACATCAGCAACAAGTTGTATATCGATAATACCAATACCAATTCTCCGCTTATTTATGGTGATTTTTTAACCAATGAATTGACCATTCATGGGAAGTTAATGGTGGATGGTGACTTAGTTCCCAAAACGGCAAATACCCAAAGTTTGGGAGCCACCAATGCTCGCTGGGCGGCTGTGTATGCGACTAACGGAACCATTCAAACCTCCGATGTACGCCTAAAGAAAAACATCCGACCCTTGGAATATGGCCTGTCTACCGTCCTGGAAATGCGTGCCGTTTCCTACAACTGGAAAGACACTGCGCGAACCGAAGATAAAATTGGATTTATCGCCCAGGAATTGGAGCAGCTTATTCCGGAGGTGGTGATTGTTGGAGAGGATTCCGCCCAGACCCGTGGAGTGAATTATGCCGAATTAGTGCCTGTATTGGTTAAAGCTATTCAAGAGTTGGAAGCCAAAAACAAAGAATTGGTTCAGGCAAATGCGGAGCAACAAAATCAATTTGACGAGTTGGAAGCTAAGCTGGATCAACTCATGCAGATGTACTCCTTACAGGTTACCGAAGCTGTAAAATAG
- a CDS encoding SDR family oxidoreductase, whose translation MNRIAIVTGASRTKGMGRTICLELARQGFDIFFTYWREYDDQMPWGVEENEPEIIQQEICDLGVRCEKLELDLTDDVAIDVLYRSVQQKMGTPSVLINNATYSTPTSIENINALEMDNHYKLNVKATSLLIVEFIKRFEFENGGRIVNLTSGQSLGKMPNEIAYAMTKSAIETLTQTLSSEIAAKGITINAVNPGPNDTGWMDDDLREEIKERFPTGRIGTPKDTANLIGFLVSEEGEWITGQVIHSEGGFRR comes from the coding sequence GTGAACAGGATAGCAATCGTTACTGGAGCCAGCCGAACTAAGGGAATGGGGAGAACAATTTGTCTGGAATTAGCCAGGCAAGGATTTGATATTTTCTTCACGTATTGGCGGGAATACGACGATCAAATGCCCTGGGGTGTTGAAGAAAATGAACCCGAAATCATTCAGCAGGAAATCTGTGATCTCGGCGTCCGCTGTGAAAAACTTGAGCTGGACTTAACCGATGATGTGGCCATCGATGTGCTATACCGAAGTGTCCAGCAAAAGATGGGAACTCCTTCCGTTTTGATCAATAACGCGACTTACAGTACGCCCACTTCCATTGAGAATATTAACGCCTTGGAAATGGACAATCATTACAAGCTGAATGTGAAAGCAACCTCCTTGTTGATTGTAGAGTTTATCAAACGGTTTGAGTTTGAAAATGGGGGACGTATCGTAAACCTTACATCGGGGCAATCGTTGGGAAAAATGCCCAATGAAATTGCCTACGCGATGACCAAGAGCGCCATTGAAACCCTCACTCAAACCCTTTCGAGCGAGATTGCCGCTAAGGGAATCACCATCAATGCAGTTAATCCTGGACCCAATGACACCGGGTGGATGGACGATGACCTCAGAGAAGAAATTAAAGAACGCTTCCCGACTGGAAGAATTGGAACGCCCAAAGACACAGCTAACCTAATCGGCTTTTTGGTAAGCGAAGAAGGAGAGTGGATTACTGGCCAAGTAATTCATTCGGAAGGCGGCTTTAGAAGATAA
- a CDS encoding PKD domain-containing protein: MNTLDFSRLTLFALALLMTVASCKKEDDPEPIEPTVGIKSMETTYYTGDTIQFLNNCTDVVTYLWDFGVPDSSGDVKSSSEANPKQVYTTAGSRTVTLRGTSKDGVSRTALVGLTIKQKAPTSLAITQVVLKAKSDSVDWNTTKPDVYLKIVQLDNTTDLYTSAVVSDCAAGTDINFSINLTSPLLYPMPLNKYQMQVWQKNVGAADSMVDAFHLAEGFFTDKQPLGTNYYSIGRKLSCKMDFTLNY; the protein is encoded by the coding sequence ATGAATACACTTGACTTTTCACGTTTAACCCTTTTTGCCCTTGCTCTATTAATGACTGTTGCCAGTTGTAAAAAAGAGGATGATCCAGAACCGATTGAACCTACCGTTGGAATCAAATCCATGGAAACAACCTACTACACAGGAGACACGATTCAATTTTTAAACAACTGCACAGATGTGGTTACCTACCTCTGGGATTTTGGAGTACCGGACAGTTCTGGAGATGTAAAATCATCGTCAGAAGCCAATCCTAAGCAGGTTTACACAACAGCCGGAAGCAGAACTGTCACGCTCAGAGGCACCAGTAAAGACGGAGTTTCAAGAACGGCTTTAGTAGGTTTGACCATTAAGCAAAAAGCACCAACTTCCCTGGCCATTACCCAAGTCGTGCTCAAGGCCAAATCCGATAGTGTTGATTGGAACACTACCAAACCTGACGTTTACCTGAAAATAGTTCAACTGGACAATACGACGGATCTATACACCTCCGCTGTGGTTAGTGACTGCGCCGCTGGAACGGATATTAATTTCTCCATTAACCTAACATCGCCTTTGCTCTACCCCATGCCACTGAACAAGTATCAAATGCAAGTATGGCAAAAGAATGTGGGTGCCGCAGATTCAATGGTTGATGCATTCCATTTGGCCGAAGGCTTTTTTACGGATAAGCAGCCCCTGGGCACAAACTACTATTCCATTGGACGCAAACTAAGTTGCAAAATGGATTTCACTTTGAATTACTAA